The Sporocytophaga myxococcoides DSM 11118 genome segment TCCGCTTTTTCAGCATCTCCGGCAACAAGTGCAGCCTGATTGTAGGCGTCTCCTGCTTTTTCCCAGGTCTCCGGCTTTGGATCCAAAGCGGCAACTTCTCCTGAGAATTTAGCTGCACTATCAAAAACCATGGCTTTTAAATAGAGCCTAGAAATTGAGTCGGCAAATTTAAGCTTTTTTTCTTTATTAGAAAAGGAATAATAATTCTTTCTAAGAACCTCTATTTTTTCAAGGTCCTCCTTTTTAACAGATTTGGTATGCTCGTCTGGAGCAACAGGTGCGGAAACAGAGGCGTCTTGGGCTGTTTGGGTCGACGATTTTAATTGCTTGTCATTTTTTATAATGACCTTCGGCAATTGAAAAATCAAAACCACAAATATGGCCGAGGTTATTATCAGAGCTATTTGTGGTTTTGTCATTAGTTTATTTTTGTTCAAAACTACTAATTTCTTTCTTCTTTAACAGGACCTTCTTTAACAGAAGTTTTAATTTTTTCTACAAAAGTTTTAGAAGGCTTGAAGCTTGGAATAAAATGCTCATCAATTATGATAGCAGTATTTTTTGAAATGTTCCTTGCAACTTTCTTAGCTCTTTTCTTATTTACGAAGCTTCCAAAACCTCTTACATAAATGTTCTCGCCTTCAGACATTGTTGATTTAATAACATTGAAGAAAGCCTCTACCGTTGCAGAAACATCTGTTTTATCTACGCCGGTTTTTTCAGCAATTTCTGCGATTACTTCTGCTTTTGTCATAATTATAAATTATATTTAATTAATAGGGAAATTTTTAATACTGAATACTGAGCTGATTTACTTCGTAAGCAAATTTGGGAAATAAAAATTTGCACGGTGTTCCTAATTCTCTCTAAATCTTACTTTTGTAATATAATAACGTGGAAAACAAAGAATTCGTTTGTCAATTAATTACCTGGTACTCAAAAAACAAGCGTGATTTGCCTTGGAGAGAAACCCAAAATCCTTATATAATATGGCTTTCAGAGATACTTCTTCAACAGACTAGGGTAGATCAGGGCTTGCCCTATTTCTACAAATTCGTAGATAATTACCCTGATGTGAACAAGTTGGCAAATGCAGAAGAAAGGGAGGTTTTGAGATTGTGGGAGGGCCTGGGATATTATTCAAGGGCAAGAAACTTACATGCAACCGCAAAACTGATTGTGGAAAAATATAGTGGAATTTTTCCCCAAACATATAAAGAACTTCTGAAGCTTAAGGGAGTTGGTCCATATACAGCCGCAGCTATTGCCTCTTTTTCTTTTAATGAATCTGTAGCAGTTGTAGATGGAAATGTCTACAGGGTTCTTTCCCGAGTTTTCGGAATAGATGACGATATTAGGTCTCCTTCAGGGATTAAGAAATTTCGTGAGCTGGCAAATTTGCTGATCCCAAAAAAAGATCCTGCAACGTACAACCAGGCAATAATGGAATTTGGTGCCCTCCATTGTGTTCCGGCAAAACCAAAATGTGAAGATTGTCCGGTTTCCGCTCAATGCTATGCATTTTCAACAAATGCGCAATCTCTGCTTCCGGTAAAAAATAAAAAAATAGTAAAAAAGAACAGACACTTTAACTATTTGGCTTTTAGGTGGAAAGACAAGATTTTGATGAAAGAGAGGAAAAGTAAGGATATATGGCAAGGATTGTATGAATTTTATAATAATGAATCTTCTGAAATTCTTGATCCGGGGAAATTATTAAATAAGCTACCCTCAAAGGAGTTAACCGTGGTGAAATCCTCTGAAGTGATGAAACAGATTTTAACTCATCAAGTGCTTTTCTGCCAGGGCCATATTATTAATGTAAATTCCAAGACAGCATTTAACGCCATAAAAGGAGCATTAGAATTGAAGGAATTCTCTATTAATCAAATAAATGACCTTCCAAAACCTGTTTTGATCCAAAGATTTTTGAAGCAATGTGATTTTTAATTATCTTTAGCTCTATTATTATATTTAATTAATAAACCTTAAAACAATCAGCTATGAGCGG includes the following:
- a CDS encoding tetratricopeptide repeat protein; protein product: MTKPQIALIITSAIFVVLIFQLPKVIIKNDKQLKSSTQTAQDASVSAPVAPDEHTKSVKKEDLEKIEVLRKNYYSFSNKEKKLKFADSISRLYLKAMVFDSAAKFSGEVAALDPKPETWEKAGDAYNQAALVAGDAEKADFSAKSRSFYEKILDNNPKSYDVKAKMAMTFVGGPEPMKGIMMLREVLKDEPNNQAAIFDLGILSLQSKQHEKAISRFNDLLKLNPNHTAGLLYMGIAQYEMGKRSEAKQYFEKAKMLNTDPVFASTIDSYLKELK
- a CDS encoding HU family DNA-binding protein; the protein is MTKAEVIAEIAEKTGVDKTDVSATVEAFFNVIKSTMSEGENIYVRGFGSFVNKKRAKKVARNISKNTAIIIDEHFIPSFKPSKTFVEKIKTSVKEGPVKEERN
- the mutY gene encoding A/G-specific adenine glycosylase; this encodes MENKEFVCQLITWYSKNKRDLPWRETQNPYIIWLSEILLQQTRVDQGLPYFYKFVDNYPDVNKLANAEEREVLRLWEGLGYYSRARNLHATAKLIVEKYSGIFPQTYKELLKLKGVGPYTAAAIASFSFNESVAVVDGNVYRVLSRVFGIDDDIRSPSGIKKFRELANLLIPKKDPATYNQAIMEFGALHCVPAKPKCEDCPVSAQCYAFSTNAQSLLPVKNKKIVKKNRHFNYLAFRWKDKILMKERKSKDIWQGLYEFYNNESSEILDPGKLLNKLPSKELTVVKSSEVMKQILTHQVLFCQGHIINVNSKTAFNAIKGALELKEFSINQINDLPKPVLIQRFLKQCDF